The proteins below are encoded in one region of Bosea sp. BIWAKO-01:
- a CDS encoding TetR/AcrR family transcriptional regulator, which produces MSSAGPNDHPPALPPRRRLAREDRYRQLLDVAWRLIREEGTEALTLGRLAERSGVTKPVVYDHFGTRSGLLAALYQEFDARQTALMDAALDASEPTLAGRAAVIASSYVDCVLLQGREIPGVIAALAGAPELAKLKRDYEAIFMEKCRAALAPFAGSSTIAPAGLWALLGSAEALSSAAAAGDITAAQAQDELFETIVAIVARSARGGSPSGAGGM; this is translated from the coding sequence ATGTCAAGTGCCGGACCGAACGATCACCCACCAGCTCTGCCGCCGCGTCGGCGACTGGCGAGGGAAGACCGCTATCGCCAGCTTCTGGATGTCGCGTGGCGACTGATCCGGGAGGAGGGAACCGAAGCGCTCACGCTGGGTCGGCTAGCCGAGCGGTCAGGGGTGACAAAACCCGTCGTCTACGACCATTTCGGCACACGCAGCGGGCTGCTGGCAGCGCTTTACCAGGAGTTCGACGCGCGCCAGACGGCACTCATGGATGCCGCGCTCGACGCCAGCGAGCCGACCCTGGCAGGCAGGGCAGCGGTCATCGCGTCATCCTATGTCGACTGCGTACTCCTCCAGGGCCGTGAGATCCCTGGCGTGATCGCGGCACTTGCCGGCGCGCCCGAGCTCGCAAAGCTCAAGCGTGATTACGAAGCGATCTTCATGGAGAAGTGCCGAGCCGCGCTCGCGCCCTTCGCCGGCTCCAGTACGATTGCTCCAGCGGGCCTCTGGGCGCTGCTCGGTTCAGCCGAGGCCCTGTCTTCTGCCGCCGCGGCGGGAGACATCACGGCCGCGCAGGCTCAGGACGAGCTCTTCGAGACGATCGTCGCAATCGTTGCCAGAAGCGCGCGCGGCGGTTCTCCGTCGGGCGCCGGAGGCATGTGA
- a CDS encoding SRPBCC family protein, whose product MSEYGTVLESGAVRFERLLPGPVERVWAYLAESGKRGTWLASGDFDLRVGGETKLLFKHSEITDEPPPERYREVNDKGFLATGTITRCEPPHALAFTWDGDGNPLSEVTFELSPRDGKVLLVLTHRKLADKAAMTNVSGGWHMHLGLLEDQLAGQTPRGFWSRQAKLESEYAALFANLPE is encoded by the coding sequence ATGAGTGAGTACGGCACTGTTCTTGAAAGTGGCGCGGTGCGGTTCGAGCGGCTCCTGCCGGGGCCAGTCGAACGCGTCTGGGCCTACCTGGCGGAGTCCGGCAAGCGCGGCACCTGGCTGGCCTCTGGTGATTTCGACTTGCGCGTCGGCGGTGAGACGAAGCTTCTGTTCAAGCATTCGGAGATCACCGATGAGCCGCCGCCCGAGCGCTATCGCGAGGTGAATGACAAAGGATTTCTCGCGACCGGGACGATCACCCGCTGCGAGCCGCCACATGCGCTTGCCTTCACCTGGGACGGGGACGGCAATCCCCTCTCGGAGGTGACCTTCGAGCTCAGTCCAAGGGATGGCAAGGTGCTGCTGGTGCTGACCCATCGCAAGCTCGCCGACAAGGCTGCGATGACGAATGTCTCCGGCGGTTGGCACATGCATCTCGGCCTGCTCGAGGACCAGCTTGCGGGGCAGACGCCGCGTGGTTTCTGGTCCCGGCAGGCGAAGCTCGAGAGTGAGTACGCCGCACTCTTTGCGAACCTGCCCGAGTAG